The Gloeobacter violaceus PCC 7421 DNA window TGGGCAACCGCTGCGTGGGTGCTAAAGTCAACGACCGGATGGTGCCGCTCGATTCGCAACTCAAAAATGGCGACATCGTCGAGATTCTCACGTCCAAAAATTCCCACCCGAGCCTCGACTGGATCAATTTCGTCGTTACTTCTTCGGCCAAAAACCGCATCCGCCAGTGGTTCAAGCGCTCCACCCGCGAGCAGAACATCGAGCAGGGCCGCGACATGCTCGCCCGCGAACTGGGCAAGGGCAATCTCGAGAACCTGCTCAAATCCGACCGCATGCTCAAAGTCGCCCAAAGACTCAATTTCACCACCGTCGAGGATTTGCTCGCCGCCCTCGGGTACGGCGAGGTGACGCAGGCCAGCGTGCTCAACAAGCTCCAGGAGAGCACCCCGACCTCCACCCCGGCCGAAATGGTCGAACTGCCCACCCAGAAGAGCGCCGGGATGCCCACCCCGAGCGACAAACCGATCCTGGGCATCGAGGGGATACCCTACCATTTGGCCAAGTGTTGCAACCCGCTGCCCGGTGAACCGATCATCGGCGTCGTCACCCGCATCAACCGCAGCATCAGCATCCACCACCACGGTTGCCCGAACGCCACCAAAGTCGACCCCGACCAGTTGATTCCCGTTTCCTGGAACCGCAGCTATACCCAGCCGGGCCGCCCCCACACCTACCCGGTCGAGATCCAGGTAGAAGTGATCGACCGCATCGGTATGCTCAAGGATCTGCTCGATCGCCTCGCCAGCGAGCGCATCAACGTGCGCGACGCCCGGGTGAGCACCTACCCCAATTCGACGGCGATCGTAGACCTCAAAATCGACATCACCGGCAAGCAGCAACTCGATCAAGTCGCCGCCCAGATGGGCAAGATGGCCGACGTGCTCACCGTGCGCTGCCGCCACCGCCACCGGGAATAACCCGGCGCCGGCGTCCCGGGGCGTCCTCCTCCAGTCCTATGTCCTCGGGTAGAAAAACCGCCAGGCGGCCTATTCACACCGGCTCGTCGGATATCCTGTCTATAGACAAAATCCGGCATGTCCATGGTAAGACGCGGGACCCGCAGCGATTCGAGTTCAATATCGTCTGCCAGCCAAGACAAGCAACAGGACCGGCACCACCCCGCGCACGGGTGCCTGTCCGGCGGTGGAGAGATGGGCGCGCTGATGCGGGCGAAGGACTGGTCGGCCTCGCCCCTCGAAGCGCCCGATCACTGGCCGCAGAGCCTCAAGACAGCCCTGCGCATCTTGCTCACGTCGCGCTACGCGATGTGGATGGGCTGGGGGGAGCCGCTCACTTTCTTCTACAACGATGCCTACCGCCCGACGTTGGGCATCAAGCATCCCTGGGCGCTCGGCCACCCCGCACAGCAAGTCTGGAAGGAAATCTGGCGCGATATCGCTCCGCGCATCGAAACCGTACTCAAGACGGGCGAAGCCACTTACGACGAGGCGCTGTTGTTGTTTTTGGAGCGCAGCGGCTTTCCGGAGGAGACCTATCACACGTTTTCCTATAGCCCGCTGGCCGACGAAGCCGGTGAGGTCGCCGGCATGCTGTGCGTGGTCACCGAGGAGACCGAGCGCGTCATCGGCGAGCGCCGCATGGCGCTTTTGCGCGAGTTGGCCTCGGATCTGGCCGCGACGCAGACCCAGGAGGAAGTGTTCGCCGCCGTCCAGAGGCAGGTGGGCAAGTATTCAAAAGATCTGCCCTTTACGCTGATGTACCTGTTCGACAGCGACGCGGGCGGCCGGGCGCGGCTTGCGGCGGCCACGGGCATAGAAGCCAAACATCCGGGGGCGCGGCCGATCATCGACCCTGCAACCTACGGCGGACCCTGGTCGGCCCATAAGCTTTGGGAGGGAGCGCCGCCCATTTTACTGAACGATTTCGAGGGGCAATTGGGCGGGAATCCGCCGAGCGGAGGGTGGGACAAGCCGCCGCACCAGGTGAGCGTCGTCCCGATCAAAAGCCAGGGCCAGGAGCGGCCGGCCGGCTTTCTGGTCGCGGCACTCAATCCGTACCGCCGTTATGACGCCGAGTACGCAGGCTTTGTCGATCTTTTGACCGGTCAGATTGCCGCGGGTCTGGCCAATGCCCGGGCTTACGAGGCGGAGTGCCGCAGGGCCGAGGCGCTCGCCGAGATCGACCGCGCCAAGACCGTTTTTTTCTCCAACGTCAGCCACGAGTTCCGCACGCCGCTATCGCTGCTGCTTGGACCGCTGGAAGATGTGCTGGCCGGCGACGGTATTTCGGCACCGACGCGCGAACAATTGACCCTGGCCCAGCGCAACGGCAGGAGGCTCCTGAAGCTGGTCAATACGCTGTTGGATTTCAGCCGCATCGAGGCCGGCCGGATCCAGGCGAATTTTCTGCCCACCGACCTGGCCTCCCTCACGGCGCAACTGGTCTCGGTCTTCCGCTCGGCCGTCGAAAAGGCCGGTCTGCGCCTGGTGATCGACTGCCCGCCGCTCGCAGAAGCGGTCTATGTCGATCGCGACATGTGGGAGAAAATCGTCCTCAACCTGCTCTCGAACGCCTTCAAGTTCACCCTCCGGGGGCAAATCGCCGTCCGGCTGCGCCAGCAAACCGGTGAAGTGTGCCTGGAGCTCGAAGACACCGGGGTCGGCATTGCCGCCCACGAGTTGCCGCGCATCTTCGATCGCTTTCATCGGGTGGCGGGGGTGGCGGGGCGCTCCCACGAAGGTTCCGGCATCGGTTTGGCCCTGGTGGCCGAACTGGTCGAGATCCACGGCGGCAAGGTTTCGGTGCAAAGCGTTTCGGGCCGGGGCAGCACCTTCACCGTGCGGTTGCCCACCGGAACGGCCCACCTGCCTGCCGATCGCATTGGGGTGGCCCCAGGGCTCGCTTCCACCGCCGTCGCTGCCGACATCTTCGCCGATGAGGCAGCGCAGTGGACCAGCGGATGGCACGAAGAATGGCTCCCGCCACCTCCGAATCTTGCCCCGGACGCAGAGCAGCGAGCCCCCGACACTCCCCGTCCGTGCGTCCTGGTGGTCGATGACAACGCCGACATGCGGGCGTACATCGCGAACTTGCTTAAAGCTCACTACGAGGTCGTTCTGGCCGGCGACGGCGTCGAGGCGCTGGCCGCTGTCGAGCGCCGGATGCCGGATCTGGTGCTCACCGATGTGATGATGCCCCGGCTCGACGGCTTCGGTCTGCTGGCCGCTTTGCGGACGGACGAGCGCACCCGCGCACTGCCGGTGATTGTCCTGTCGGCACGGGCCGGGGAGGAGGCCACGCTCGCGGGCCTGGAAAGGGGAGCGGACGATTATCTGAGCAAACCGTTTGCCGCTCGGGAATTGTTGGGGCGGGTGAAGGCCAATCTGGAACTTTCGCGATTGCGCGGAGAGACTGCCCGCCTGTTGCACGCCTCCGAGGAGCGCGCCCGCTTGGCCATCCGGGTAGGAAGGCTCGGGACCTGGCGCTTCGTTCCGACAAGCGGCGTGGCCACCATGGACGAGCGGATGCGCGAAATCTGGGGCGAGCCGGAGGATACTTTCCAACTATCCCTGGCGCAGGCGATGGAGCGCATCCACCCGGCCGACCGGGAGCGCGTGTCCCAGGCGGTCGACGCGGCGCTCGATCCGGCCTCGGCGGGCACCCTCGAAATCGACTACCGCATCGTCTGGCCCAACGGAAGCGAGCGCTGGGTCTCAGCCAACGGGCAGGTGTTCTTTGAGCAGACAGAAGCGGGGAGCAGGCGGGCGGTCGATTTTATCGGCACCGCCCTGGATATCACCGAACGCAAGCGCATCGAGCAGGCGCTCGCCGGGAGCGAACAGCGCTACCGCCTGCTGGCCGAGTCGATCCCGCAGCTGGTGTGGACGGCCGATGTCGGCGGGACGCTTTTGGATGTCAACGGGCGGTGGTCCCAGTACACCGGGTTCACCCTCGAACAGGTCAAAAAGTCCGGTTGGGAGTCGGTGGTGCATCCGGAGGACGTGCCGGGTTTGCGGCGGCAATGGACAGCGGCGATCAAAGCCGTCGCCGCCTATCGGGCCGAGGGACGCATGCGGCGCACGGACGGAACTTACCGCTGGCACCTCCACCAGGCCATGCCGTTAATGGACGGGGAGGGCCGCATTCTCAAGTGGTTCGGCACGGCGACCGACATCGAGGAGCGCAAGCAGCTGGAGGCTGAGCGCGAACAACTGCTCGAGCGCGCCGAGCAGGCCCGGGAGGCGGCCGAAGCCGCCAACCGCACCAAAGACGAATTTTTGGCCATCCTCGGGCACGAGTTGCGCACGCCGCTCAATCCGATCATCGGCTGGACCCAGATGCTCCGGCGCGGGAAGGTCGGCCCGGACAAACACGATCAGGCCCTGGAGATCATCGAGCGCAATGCCCGGCTGCAGACGCAACTGATCGACGACCTGCTCGATGTTTCGCGGATCATGCGCGGTTCCTTGCGCATTGCCCCCCAGCCCATAACGCTGGCCGCCATCGTTGTTTGCGCCCTCGAAGCGGTGCGTGGACTGGCAGAACAAAAACAAGTGCAGCTATTCGAACAGCTGCGGACGACAGCCCCGCTCAGCGCCGATCCGACCCGCCTGCAGCAGGTGGTGTGGAACCTACTCACCAATGCCGTCAAGTTCACCCCGGCCGGAGGACAGGTTCAGGTACGGCTGGAGTCGGGCGGGGGGATGGCCCGGCTCACCATCAGCGATACCGGCGTGGGCATCCCCGCCGAATTTTTGCCGCACCTGTTCGAGCGTTTCCGGCAGGCGGATACCAAGAGCACGCGCGAACAAAAAGGTTTGGGGTTGGGCCTGTTCATCGTACGCCACATCGTCGAAGCCCACGGCGGCACGGTGCAGGCCGAGAGCGAAGGCGAAGGCAAAGGAGCCGCTTTCACCGTCGTGCTGCCCCTTGGGGGCGAGGCCCAGCGGCAAGCCAAGCCGTGAGCGGCACCGGTGGAAAGCGAAAGACATGGCTTTTCTCACCATCGGCTTCCCTTGGCCGGATACTGCCTCTGTGGGTAATCCAGGGACGTATGGCTGCACGGATCTATGTCTATGGGCAGAAGCATCGGCCGTACTCGTGGCAGAGATTGGAAGTCTCAAATCGGCCGTAGGATGGCGGAGCACAGGCGCGAGTGCTCGCCTCGTTTGCTGAATTTAGCCACTTATGTCAATCGCTGTCGGGGGTCCGACGGCCGACTCTGCAGAACAAACGGTCCAACGGTGTGGACATCGGTGCCCGGCAGGACATCGGAGCGTTCCGCACTCCTGCCTAACGCCTCTCAATACCCAATTTCGAGGAAACCGACCATGAGTTATGTTGACCAACCGGGTCCCGGTCGCGTGGTCCCTGCTCAGCCAGTGACCACCCAGGTGATCGAGTATCACGACCGCGTACGCTGGGGGCCGATCGTCGCCGGCCTGGTGGTGGCCATCGGCACCCAATTGGTGCTCAGTTCGCTGGGCGCGGCCCTGGGATTGAGCGCCATCGCCACCTCGGACGCCCCCCGCTCCAGCAGCGACGACATCGGCAGTGCCATCGGCATCTGGACGATTTTGAGCCTGTTCGCTTCGCTGTTCGCCGGCGGCTGGGTGACTGCGCGCACCAGCGGTCCGATCACCCGCAACGGTGCATTGCTCAACGGCGCCATTCTCTGGGCCACGACTTTGGCTCTGGGATCGTATTTGCTCGCGAGCGGCGTCTCGGGAGCTTTGGGTGTGCTGGGCACCAACCCGGATCTCACCGACCGCGCAGGGCGCAACATCCCGAACCAACTGCCCAAAGTGAGTGCCGATCAGGCCCGCGACATCGCCGGCAATGCCGCGCGGGGCGGCTGGTCCTTTGCGATCGGCGCGCTGCTCGGCCTGGGAGCCGCCCTCGGCGGCGCCTTTGTCGGTTCGAAAGACAACCGTATCGTCGACGAACGTGGGCGTTGAGCTTGACGGTCAAATCCCCGTCCCCAGACCTGATATCGAATCCGGATGAACAAGTCTGGCTGGGCGAAGGTTCCAGGTGTGAGGTGTCAGGATGCACTGCTGACACCTCACATCGTCTAAGCGTGACCATACGAATGGAGCCGATGTGATACGTTCACCTGTGAACTTTGCAAGGACAGTCCGGAGAACTTGAATTCGTTCGTGAGGATTCCTGCACTCAGAGACGCTCGCACAGATCCGCATGGAAGCGGCTTCGGCAGGGAAAGCAACAGTCTATCAAAACTGTAGCTACTGTTATTTCATCGGACTTGGAGACAACTCTTGATTGACACTTCCCGCATGTCAAAATGTTTATCTATATATATCCACTCAAAATTTAACCGTGCATTCATCGGTTCGCTCTTGATGGAAATTGTCGAGCTTTATCGCTGATAGAGATACGTGCGTCGGGCAGAACAAACAAGGAGGGCACAGGCGCAATTGTGTGCAGAGCGA harbors:
- a CDS encoding ATP-binding protein; protein product: MGALMRAKDWSASPLEAPDHWPQSLKTALRILLTSRYAMWMGWGEPLTFFYNDAYRPTLGIKHPWALGHPAQQVWKEIWRDIAPRIETVLKTGEATYDEALLLFLERSGFPEETYHTFSYSPLADEAGEVAGMLCVVTEETERVIGERRMALLRELASDLAATQTQEEVFAAVQRQVGKYSKDLPFTLMYLFDSDAGGRARLAAATGIEAKHPGARPIIDPATYGGPWSAHKLWEGAPPILLNDFEGQLGGNPPSGGWDKPPHQVSVVPIKSQGQERPAGFLVAALNPYRRYDAEYAGFVDLLTGQIAAGLANARAYEAECRRAEALAEIDRAKTVFFSNVSHEFRTPLSLLLGPLEDVLAGDGISAPTREQLTLAQRNGRRLLKLVNTLLDFSRIEAGRIQANFLPTDLASLTAQLVSVFRSAVEKAGLRLVIDCPPLAEAVYVDRDMWEKIVLNLLSNAFKFTLRGQIAVRLRQQTGEVCLELEDTGVGIAAHELPRIFDRFHRVAGVAGRSHEGSGIGLALVAELVEIHGGKVSVQSVSGRGSTFTVRLPTGTAHLPADRIGVAPGLASTAVAADIFADEAAQWTSGWHEEWLPPPPNLAPDAEQRAPDTPRPCVLVVDDNADMRAYIANLLKAHYEVVLAGDGVEALAAVERRMPDLVLTDVMMPRLDGFGLLAALRTDERTRALPVIVLSARAGEEATLAGLERGADDYLSKPFAARELLGRVKANLELSRLRGETARLLHASEERARLAIRVGRLGTWRFVPTSGVATMDERMREIWGEPEDTFQLSLAQAMERIHPADRERVSQAVDAALDPASAGTLEIDYRIVWPNGSERWVSANGQVFFEQTEAGSRRAVDFIGTALDITERKRIEQALAGSEQRYRLLAESIPQLVWTADVGGTLLDVNGRWSQYTGFTLEQVKKSGWESVVHPEDVPGLRRQWTAAIKAVAAYRAEGRMRRTDGTYRWHLHQAMPLMDGEGRILKWFGTATDIEERKQLEAEREQLLERAEQAREAAEAANRTKDEFLAILGHELRTPLNPIIGWTQMLRRGKVGPDKHDQALEIIERNARLQTQLIDDLLDVSRIMRGSLRIAPQPITLAAIVVCALEAVRGLAEQKQVQLFEQLRTTAPLSADPTRLQQVVWNLLTNAVKFTPAGGQVQVRLESGGGMARLTISDTGVGIPAEFLPHLFERFRQADTKSTREQKGLGLGLFIVRHIVEAHGGTVQAESEGEGKGAAFTVVLPLGGEAQRQAKP